The Planctomycetia bacterium genomic interval CGAGCCCGCAGCGGCCGCGTCCGACGCCCGCTTTCTCAGGCGGGTGTCGCTCGACCTCGTCGGGCGGATTCCGCGGGCCGCGGAGGCCCGCGCGTTTCTTGCCGACACGGCGCCCGATCGCCGGCGGCAACTCGTCGAGCGGCTCCTCGCCTCCCGCGAGCATGCGGAATACATGGCGGCGGTCTGGCACGCCGCCCTGCTGCCGGACGTTGCCGGTTCGACGCCGCTCGAGCGCTGGCTCGCCGGCAAGTTCGCGGCCGGCGCGGGCTACGACCGCATCGCACGCGACATCGTCCTCTCCGCGGCCACGAAAAGCGGGGGCGAGGCCGCCCTCCAGCAGGCGCTCGATCGCAAGCCGACCGAACTGGCGGCCGCGGTGTCGCGGACGTTCCTCGGCACGCAGATCCAGTGCGCCGAGTGTCACAAGCATCCCACCGACGTCTGGACGCAGGACGATTTCTGGGGCTTCGCCGCGTTCTTTGGCGACGTCAAGCATCCGAAGACCGGCGCCGCGGTCTCCCCGCGGGTGCTGGCCGCCCCCGGCGACGCGCCCGCAGCGGAAGGGGCCGCGGCCGGAGCGGGATCCACGAACGGCCGCCAGGAACTCGCTGCCTGGCTCGTGTCGCCGGCCAATCGCTGGTTCAGTCGGGCGGCGGTGAACCGGCTGTGGGGCATGCTCTTCGGGGCCGGGATCGTCAATCCCGTGGACGATCTCGGCGACCACAACCCGCCGGCCCACGCGGGCGTGCTCGACGAACTGGCCGACTTCTTCGCGGCGGGCGGCTGGAACCACCGCGACGTCCTCCGCGCGATCACGCGGACGCGGGCCTACGGCCTGGCCGGCGGTGAGGGGCGGCTGTTCGCGGCGATGCCGCTCGAGCCGCTCAACGCCGTGCAGCTCTACAACTCGCTCGCCACGACCTTCCGGGCCCGGCGGCTGGGCCCCGAGATGCGACAGTTCAACAACGTGGGCAGCCTCACCGCCGAGCAGTTCGTGGCGAAGTTCCGCACGGCACCGGGGCAGGAGCGGGAATACACCGCCGGCATCCCGCAGGCGATCACGATGATGAACGGCCAGCTCTTCGACCCGATGCGGGCGGTCTATGACGAGGCGATGCTCGCGGCGCGAAGCGACGCCGAGCGGGTCGAGGCGCTGTTCTTGGCCACGCTGTCGCGACCGCCGGCCGCCGCCGAGCTGGACCACTGCCTGGAGGTGCTCGGCCGCGAGACCGACGCGGCCGGCCGCCGCCTCGCCTTCGTCGACATCCACTGGGCGCTCGTCAACTCCGCCGAGTTCGCCTTCAGCCCCTGACCCGCCCCGCCCCGGTCCTCCCGGAGTCATGCCATGCCGTCGTCGTCGCGATTCTCCCGCCGTCAGGCCCTCCGCACGCTCGCCCTGTCGGCGGCCGGCTGCTCGGTGAGCCGGTTCCTGCCCGCCTTCGCCGCCGATCTCGCCGCCGACCCCACCCGGCGGCGGCACTGCATCCTGCTCTGGATGACCGGCGGCCCGAGCCAGATCGACACCTTCGACATGAAGCCCGGCCATGCCAACGGCGGCCCCTTCAAGGAGATCGCCACGGCCGTGCCGGGGATGCGGTTCAGCGAGCACCTGCCGCAACTGGCGAAGCACGCCGACTCGCTCGCCATCCTCCGCGGCTTGAGCACGAAGGAGGGGGACCACGGGCGGGCCACGGAACTCATGCACACCGGCCAGTTGCCGATGGGGCCGATCCGCTATCCCACGGTGGGCTCCGCGCTCTCCAAGGCCTTGGCCCGCGGCGAGAGCGACCTGCCGAGCTTCGTGAGCGTGAACCCGTTCGTGCCCTACAACGTCGGCTCGCCCGGGTTCCTCGGGGCGGCCCACGCGCCGCTCACGGTGGGTTCGCAGGCGTACTCCAGCCAGCAACAGCAGCAGCCGGCCGACGGCTATGCCGCGCTGACGGTGGACGACGCCCAGCCCCGGCCCACGTACCTCGCCCGCCAGCAGACGCGGCTGGAACTCTGGCGCGGCCTCGAGGACCGCTTTCTCGCGGAGCATCCGCACGCGGCGGCGGCCGCCGCCCACCGCACCGTCTACGAGCGGGCGATCCGCTTCATGACCGGCTCCGAGCGGGCCCTCGAGGCCTTCGACCTCTCGCAGGAGCCCGACGCTTTGCGGCAGGCCTACGGCCGGGGCTCCTTCGGCCAGGGCTGCCTGCTCGCCCGGCGGCTCGTGGAGCGGGGCGTGGCCTTCGTCGAGGTGGCCATGACCGGCGGCGACAACAACAACAACAACTTTCTCACCTGGGACACGCACCAGGACAACTTCAACCAGGTGCAGAACCTCTCGGCCAAGCTCGACGCCGGCTTCGCGACGCTGCTGGCCGATCTCAAACAGCGCGGCCTGCTCGAATCGACGACGATCCTCTGGATGGGCGAGTTCGGCCGGACGCCTGTGATCACCGCCGGCTCGAACGGCCGCGAGCACTTCACCGACGCCTGGTCGGCCGTCCTGGCCGGTGGCGGCATCCAGGGGGGTGCGGTACACGGCCGCACGAGCCGCGACGGCCGCACGGTGGAGGATGGCCGGATCGAGGTAGGCGACCTCTTGGCCACGCTCGCCGCGGCGGTGGGGGTGAAGCCCGACACGGAAAACCTCTCGGAGATGGGCCGGCCGATCAAGATCGCCGAGGGCCAGCCGGTGGCCGCCGTGCTGGCGTGATGGGGCGGCCCGGCGACCCGCGCCGGGCCATCCAGGAGCGGCTCAACCGGCCGTCCGCCGACGCCACGACCGCGAAAGTGCGGATGCTCACCGGCCAGCACGGGTTTCTCATGGCGACGGCCCCCTTGCATCACGGAGTATTTCGTACTACTATACTCTCCGTACGAAGGTATTCCGCGCCATGCGTTCGCCTCTTCGCCCCCGGAGTTCTCCATGTCTGCCCCGTTTCAGCCGACCGATGCCGAACTCGCGGTGCTTCGCGTGCTCTGGGACCGCGAGCCTTGCACGGTCCGCGAAATCCACGACGCCTTCGCGGCCGACGGCCGGCAGGTGGCCTACACGACTGTCTTGAAGACGCTTCAGATCATGACCGACAAAAAGCTCGTCCGCCGCGACGACCGTGCCCGGGCCCATCTCTATCGGGCGTCCACGCCGCGGCCGAAGGCCCAGAAGGCGCTCGTGGACGACCTTGTCGAGCGGGCCTTTGGTGGCGCGGCCGCGGAGCTCGTCCTCCATGCGCTCGCCGGCCGCAAGGCCACGCCCACGGAGCTGGGCGAGATTCGCCGGCTGCTCGACCGCATGGAATCGCAATCCCCCTGACCAGGTCGCATCCGGTTTCCCCCGTTCTCACCCCGCCTGCCGCCCGCCTCCCACCAACCAAGAAGGGCCTCTCCATCATGCCCCCGCTCGCCGCATGGCTCACCGATCGGCTCCCCGATCTCCTCGTCTCGCCGCTGGCCGCCCGGCTCGGCTGGACCTGCCTGCACTCGCTCTGGCAGGGCCTCGCGATCGCGGCCGTGCTCGCCATCGCCCTGCGACTCGTCCCGCGCCGCTCGTCGGCCGCGACGAACGCCCGCTATCTGCTCGCCACCGCGGCCCTCGTCGCGCTGCCGGTTGCCGCCGTCGCCACGTTCGCTTTCGTCGAGCCGGGCG includes:
- a CDS encoding transcriptional regulator gives rise to the protein MSAPFQPTDAELAVLRVLWDREPCTVREIHDAFAADGRQVAYTTVLKTLQIMTDKKLVRRDDRARAHLYRASTPRPKAQKALVDDLVERAFGGAAAELVLHALAGRKATPTELGEIRRLLDRMESQSP